GGAAACAATCGACAACACCGCGTTGCCCGACGTGTGGGTGCTGGAGCTGTCGAGCTTCCAGTTGGAAACCGCGCACACGTTTTCGCCGGATGCGGCGGTCGTGCTCAACATCACCCAGGATCACCTGGACTGGCACGGCGGTCTCGACGCATATGCCGCCGCAAAGGGCCGTATTTTCGGTACACAGACGGTGCGCGTGCTGAATCGCGACGACTCGCGCGTCATGAAGCTGGCGCCGCCGGAAGACAGCGAAGCCGAGATGGTCACGTTCGGCGTCACCGAGCCGAAGAACGACGGCGACTACGGCCTGCTGCGCGACAACGGCATGGTCTGGCTCGTCGAGGCGCACGATCGCGACGCGAGCGACGAACCCGTGCCGAAGCGCCGTCGCAAGAACGAAGTGGCGACGCCGCCGAACATCGCGCTAAAGCGTCTGATGCCCGCGGACGCCTTGCGCATTCGCGGCCTGCACAACGCCGCCAATGCGCTCGCCGCCTACGCACTCGCGCGCGCAATCGGCCTGCCGGGCGCGCCGCTGCTGCACGGTCTGCGCGAATATCACGGCGAGCCGCATCGTGTGGAATTGATCGCGTCGATCGACGGTATCGACTATGTGGACGACAGCAAAGGCACCAATGTCGGCGCGACGGTTGCCGCGATCGACGGTCTCGCGCAGCGCATCGTGCTGATCGCCGGCGGCGATGGCAAGGGCCAGGATTTCGAGCCGCTCGCCGCACCGGTCATGCGCTGGTGCCGCGCCGTGATGCTGATCGGCCGTGACGCGCCGCAGATTCGTGCCGCGCTGGAAGACACCGGCATCGCCATGACGGATCACGCCACGCTCGAAGAAGCGACGCGCGCCGCAACCGCGCTGGCGCAACCGGGCGACGCCGTGTTGTTGTCACCGGCTTGCGCGAGCTTCGACATGTTCAAGGGTTACGCACACCGCGCCGCGGTATTCCGCAGCACGGTAGAAGACATCGCAGCCGAACGGGGGACGATGATATGAGCTGGTCGGAACGTTTCGGGTCGCGTCACGCTGCTGCCGGCGACGCAGCAGGTTCGGGTGGTTCGGTGCGCGTCGGCGGCCGCACGGGTGGCAGCGGTCTCGCGAGCGCCGTCAACGGTGTGCGTCCGCTACGCTCGCGCATGCTCGACTACGATCATTCGCTGCTGTGGGTGGTCGTCGCGCTGCTGGGTCTCGGCGTGGTGATGGTGTATTCGGCGTCGATCGCCATGCCCGATTCGCCGAAGTACGCGTCGTATCGCGACTACGCGTTCCTCGTGCGCCAGATCATCTTTGTGGTGATGGGCTCGGTGATCGGTATCGTGTCGTTCCGCATTCCGATCGCGACGTGGGACAAGTACGCGCCGAAGCTGTTTCTGATTTCGCTGGTTGCGCTGGTGATCGTGCTGATCCCGCACGTCGGCAAGGGCGTGAACGGCGCGCGCCGCTGGATTCCGCTCGGCATCACGAACATGCAGCCGTCGGAAATCATGAAGCTCGCGGTGACCATTTACGCGGCGAACTACACGGTGCGCAAGCAGGAATACATGCACAGCTTCGCCAAAGGCTTTTTGCCGATGGCCGTCGCCGTGGGTCTCGTCGGCGCATTGCTGCTGCTCGAGCCGGACATGGGCGCGTTCATGGTGATCGCGGCGATCGCGATGGGCGTGCTGTTTCTCGGCGGCGTGAACGGCAAGCTGTTCGGCGGCCTCGTGGCAACCGCGGTCGGCACGTTCAGTCTGCTGGTGTGGGCGTCTCCGTGGCGTCGCGAGCGGATTTTCGCGTACCTCGATCCGTGGGACGACCGTTACGCACAGGGCAAGGCTTATCAATTGACGCACTCGTTGATCGCGTTCGGCCGCGGCGAGTGGTTCGGCGTGGGCCTCGGCGGCAGCGTCGAGAAGCTCAACTATCTGCCGGAAGCGCATACCGACTTCATCCTCGCGGTGATCGGCGAGGAACTCGGGTTTGTCGGCGTGCTGGTGGTGATCCTGATGTTCTACTGGATCGTGCGCCGCTCGTTCGAGATCGGCCGTCAGGCGCTCGCACTCGACCGCACGTTCGCGGGTCTGGTCGCGAAGGGCATCGGCATCTGGTTCGGCGCGCAGACCTTCATCAACATGGGCGTGAACCTCGGCTTGCTGCCGACCAAGGGTCTCACGTTGCCGCTCGTCAGTTATGGCGGCTCGGGCATTGTGCTGAATTGCGTCGCCATTGCGGTGCTGATGCGTGTCGACTACGAGAACCGGGTGCTCATGCGCGGAGGGAAAGTATGACCGCCCTGCCGCAACGCACGCTGATGGTGATGGCCGGCGGCACCGGGGGACATGTGTTCCCGGGGCTCGCGGTCGCTCATCTGATGCAGGCGTGGGGCTGGAAGGTCGTATGGCTCGGCAATCCCGCGGGCATGGAAGCGACGCTGGTGCCGAAGCACGGCATCCCGATGGAATACGTGCGCTTCGGCGGACTGCGCGGCAAGGGCATGAAGACCAAGCTGATGCTGCCGGTCAATCTCCTGCGCGCCTGCACGCAAAGCCTCTCTGTGCTGCGTCGCGTGAAGCCGGACGTCGTGCTCGGCATGGGCGGCTACATCACGTTTCCGGCCGGCCTGATGACCGCGTTGAGCGGCCGTCCGCTGGTGCTGCATGAACAG
The nucleotide sequence above comes from Paraburkholderia sp. FT54. Encoded proteins:
- the ftsW gene encoding putative lipid II flippase FtsW, which translates into the protein MSWSERFGSRHAAAGDAAGSGGSVRVGGRTGGSGLASAVNGVRPLRSRMLDYDHSLLWVVVALLGLGVVMVYSASIAMPDSPKYASYRDYAFLVRQIIFVVMGSVIGIVSFRIPIATWDKYAPKLFLISLVALVIVLIPHVGKGVNGARRWIPLGITNMQPSEIMKLAVTIYAANYTVRKQEYMHSFAKGFLPMAVAVGLVGALLLLEPDMGAFMVIAAIAMGVLFLGGVNGKLFGGLVATAVGTFSLLVWASPWRRERIFAYLDPWDDRYAQGKAYQLTHSLIAFGRGEWFGVGLGGSVEKLNYLPEAHTDFILAVIGEELGFVGVLVVILMFYWIVRRSFEIGRQALALDRTFAGLVAKGIGIWFGAQTFINMGVNLGLLPTKGLTLPLVSYGGSGIVLNCVAIAVLMRVDYENRVLMRGGKV
- the murD gene encoding UDP-N-acetylmuramoyl-L-alanine--D-glutamate ligase gives rise to the protein MFGEKFRDRQKPMVLVLGLGESGLAMARWCARHGCRLRVADTREVPPNLSALEAHGIDAAFVGGPFSPVLLEGVELVAISPGLSPLAADLLPLISAAREQGIPVWGELELFSQALKTLGESGYAPKVIAITGTNGKTTTTSLIGLLCERAGKKVAVAGNISPALLDKLSETIDNTALPDVWVLELSSFQLETAHTFSPDAAVVLNITQDHLDWHGGLDAYAAAKGRIFGTQTVRVLNRDDSRVMKLAPPEDSEAEMVTFGVTEPKNDGDYGLLRDNGMVWLVEAHDRDASDEPVPKRRRKNEVATPPNIALKRLMPADALRIRGLHNAANALAAYALARAIGLPGAPLLHGLREYHGEPHRVELIASIDGIDYVDDSKGTNVGATVAAIDGLAQRIVLIAGGDGKGQDFEPLAAPVMRWCRAVMLIGRDAPQIRAALEDTGIAMTDHATLEEATRAATALAQPGDAVLLSPACASFDMFKGYAHRAAVFRSTVEDIAAERGTMI